A genomic region of Metopolophium dirhodum isolate CAU chromosome 1, ASM1992520v1, whole genome shotgun sequence contains the following coding sequences:
- the LOC132946383 gene encoding proteoglycan 4-like: MTGQQQEKWQQVAELIQRLGLVSGGQDEPRTAAQVARMTTRQLLQDPVRAAIYNRGWADRTMDIQRRLRPHRPPSTSTPGSRTPSLTRPPPPATTPAPVTPAEPAPVPRQTGVLPGPTGKVRTEAQQARNRRKFQQLKEKRKARESEASQQRRLAKQPAPTSDPEAAGTPPANPTPMEVDKPASKDGKSEEPGQPTSQESPDQSEATVDITEADWLVAFEGMPELDDTHSFYTPVGSPKHPQ, from the coding sequence ATGACCGGCCAACAGCAGGAGAAGTGGCAGCAGGTGGCCGAGTTAATCCAACGGCTGGGGCTGGTATCCGGTGGCCAGGATGAGCCGCGAACAGCCGCCCAGGTCGCGAGGATGACTACCCGCCAACTCCTGCAGGATCCAGTGCGGGCGGCCATCTACAACCGGGGCTGGGCGGACCGTACGATGGACATCCAGCGGAGGTTGCGGCCACACCGACCACCATCAACATCAACACCCGGCAGCCGCACACCGTCCCTGACAAGGCCACCACCCCCAGCAACGACACCTGCCCCCGTAACACCTGCGGAGCCGGCACCGGTACCCAGGCAAACGGGGGTACTCCCCGGCCCAACGGGAAAGGTGAGGACGGAGGCGCAGCAGGCACGGAACCGCCGGAAATTCCAGCAGCTAAAGGAAAAGAGGAAAGCCAGGGAAAGCGAGGCAAGCCAACAACGTCGGCTTGCCAAGCAACCCGCGCCAACCTCAGACCCGGAAGCAGCCGGCACGCCTCCGGCCAACCCAACACCGATGGAGGTGGACAAACCGGCATCCAAGGACGGCAAGTCCGAGGAGCCGGGACAGCCCACCAGCCAGGAGTCACCAGACCAATCAGAGGCCACGGTGGACATAACCGAGGCAGATTGGCTGGTGGCGTTCGAGGGGATGCCGGAGTTAGACGACACTCACTCGTTCTACACACCGGTAGGGTCCCCAAAACACCCCCAGTAA